In one window of Paenibacillus antri DNA:
- a CDS encoding YdcF family protein — MLIWWILMLRKRTRVHLLILFFLVSFYASTISLVSDTILGRLEQLYEPPQNIQGEAIIVLAGGATLDTLGAGGPGDPSGETANRLLAAAALYKKLDIPIIISVGKVYPDTGFEAMVSKNWLVAMGIPENKVWVENKSRNTEDNIKYVKSILDENKITEPILVTSALHMARSVQHFEEEGIEIIPYPTGYMVSKSLKLYPERFLPSYEAVNKLGHALKEYLGLLLLRI, encoded by the coding sequence TTGCTGATTTGGTGGATTCTTATGCTTCGGAAGCGTACTCGCGTTCACTTACTTATTCTGTTTTTCCTTGTGAGTTTCTATGCAAGCACAATCTCACTCGTTTCGGATACGATATTAGGTCGACTTGAACAACTCTATGAGCCGCCTCAAAACATCCAGGGCGAAGCAATTATCGTATTAGCAGGAGGAGCAACCCTCGATACATTAGGGGCCGGCGGTCCCGGTGATCCATCCGGCGAAACGGCCAATCGTCTACTTGCCGCCGCTGCTCTGTATAAAAAACTGGATATTCCAATCATTATTTCCGTCGGCAAAGTATATCCGGATACTGGTTTTGAGGCCATGGTAAGCAAAAATTGGTTGGTTGCAATGGGAATTCCGGAAAATAAGGTCTGGGTGGAAAATAAAAGCCGTAACACAGAAGATAATATTAAGTATGTGAAGAGTATCCTTGATGAAAACAAAATAACCGAACCAATATTAGTTACATCAGCATTGCACATGGCCCGTTCCGTTCAACATTTCGAGGAAGAAGGTATAGAGATCATCCCATACCCTACCGGTTATATGGTAAGCAAATCCTTGAAATTGTATCCCGAGAGATTTCTGCCTTCATACGAAGCCGTAAACAAACTGGGCCATGCATTGAAAGAATATCTTGGGTTGCTATTATTGCGTATCTAA
- a CDS encoding C40 family peptidase codes for MKKVSLLLSGALLAMAFQANVALADDTKLESAVNEVVGTPYLWGGTTTEGFDCSGFLSYIFKQFSTQLPRTSKLQAEAGDKVAKADLRPGDLVFFNTDGKGISHAGVYIGDGRFAHSSSSYGVRISGLDEEYYKTRYVTARRIVYGQNYLSMEEKLSHESETTVLTESN; via the coding sequence ATGAAGAAGGTGAGTTTGTTGTTGTCGGGTGCATTGCTGGCCATGGCATTTCAGGCCAACGTTGCCCTAGCTGACGACACGAAGTTAGAGAGTGCAGTTAATGAAGTTGTTGGTACGCCTTACCTATGGGGAGGCACGACAACCGAAGGATTCGACTGCTCCGGATTTCTTTCGTATATTTTCAAACAATTTAGCACCCAACTCCCTAGAACCTCCAAATTGCAAGCCGAAGCTGGAGACAAAGTAGCGAAAGCAGATTTAAGACCCGGCGATCTTGTGTTTTTTAATACGGATGGAAAAGGGATTTCCCACGCAGGTGTCTACATTGGTGACGGTCGCTTCGCTCACTCTTCCAGCAGCTACGGCGTACGCATTAGCGGCTTGGACGAAGAGTACTATAAGACTCGATACGTAACAGCAAGGCGTATTGTTTATGGTCAAAATTATTTGTCGATGGAAGAAAAGCTATCCCATGAGTCCGAGACGACGGTATTGACAGAGTCCAATTAA
- a CDS encoding sensor histidine kinase: MSDLITYLKEHQETIIQCWMDNFLPQFPDFYNSEQSLKQLIEQTSIYCGYVYDIHIPYKQHYFFRLIPEICLFFIKGNIPISHILHSNHVWRESLILVSQGYSNLGFCWNQFREIMARIDKFEIAMFEYYYNYINTTLEDKDKTISRLHEEKMSIIGKMAASMAHEIRNPLTVALGFVNLAKTAKSRELHRKSKDYLSIVEEELEKIQMQITGFLSFTKKQLVEEPLQMIRIIEGVESVYALISPRLVNENIRFTIEISDSKLNVQKVGLQQVLSNIINNSIDALLEIDKEREIKITGYNKENHYFLCIENNGPEVSAEIRDQMFSPFVTNKKEGTGLGLAICKQIIEKNGGRIYCDSNREKTKFTMEFPFTM; this comes from the coding sequence TTGTCAGACTTAATCACATATCTAAAAGAACATCAAGAAACAATTATTCAATGTTGGATGGATAACTTTTTACCACAATTCCCTGATTTTTATAACTCAGAGCAATCATTGAAGCAGCTTATCGAACAGACAAGTATCTATTGCGGCTACGTATATGATATACATATCCCGTATAAGCAACATTATTTCTTTCGATTAATACCAGAAATTTGTTTGTTTTTCATAAAGGGGAATATACCAATCAGTCATATTCTTCATAGTAATCATGTATGGAGAGAATCTCTTATACTGGTTTCTCAAGGATATAGTAATTTGGGTTTCTGCTGGAATCAGTTCAGAGAAATCATGGCACGCATTGATAAGTTTGAAATAGCTATGTTTGAATATTACTACAATTATATTAATACAACCTTGGAGGACAAAGATAAAACGATCAGCAGACTCCATGAAGAGAAAATGAGCATTATAGGAAAAATGGCCGCAAGCATGGCACATGAAATTCGAAATCCTTTGACTGTTGCTTTAGGGTTCGTGAATCTGGCGAAAACAGCCAAATCAAGGGAATTACACCGGAAGTCCAAAGATTATTTATCCATTGTTGAAGAAGAACTTGAAAAAATTCAGATGCAAATTACAGGATTCTTAAGCTTTACTAAGAAACAACTCGTCGAAGAACCTTTGCAAATGATCAGAATCATTGAAGGTGTTGAATCCGTTTATGCATTAATAAGCCCCAGACTAGTAAATGAAAACATAAGGTTTACAATCGAGATTTCAGACAGTAAATTAAACGTACAGAAAGTGGGGCTCCAGCAGGTATTATCTAATATTATTAATAACAGTATTGATGCGCTGTTAGAGATCGATAAAGAACGAGAAATCAAGATTACGGGTTACAATAAAGAAAACCACTACTTTTTGTGTATCGAAAACAATGGCCCAGAAGTTTCTGCAGAAATCAGAGATCAGATGTTTTCACCGTTTGTGACGAATAAAAAAGAAGGTACGGGTCTCGGTCTAGCTATCTGTAAACAGATCATAGAAAAGAATGGTGGGAGAATTTATTGCGATAGCAACAGAGAAAAGACTAAATTTACAATGGAATTCCCATTTACAATGTGA
- a CDS encoding dihydroorotate dehydrogenase, which produces MSHVAGAGLYTSTGAILVLFILLVIISRSFVL; this is translated from the coding sequence ATGAGCCATGTCGCTGGAGCAGGTTTGTACACATCAACCGGTGCAATATTGGTACTCTTTATTCTTCTTGTCATCATTTCCAGATCTTTTGTGCTCTAA